One window of Mesorhizobium sp. PAMC28654 genomic DNA carries:
- a CDS encoding XRE family transcriptional regulator — MTMIACGLIHALPPSDRRVFGRPEAASFVGASVGYFDKLVRAGIMPPPLPLPGVKRWDVRALERALDGLSGISGSHDSDNEWDRLVQ; from the coding sequence ATGACGATGATCGCCTGCGGGCTTATACACGCCTTACCGCCATCGGACCGCCGTGTCTTTGGCCGTCCTGAAGCCGCCAGCTTCGTGGGTGCTAGCGTCGGCTATTTCGATAAGCTGGTGCGTGCTGGCATCATGCCACCGCCGTTGCCGCTTCCTGGCGTCAAGCGCTGGGATGTCCGCGCACTCGAGAGGGCGCTTGACGGCCTGAGCGGGATTTCAGGGTCTCATGATTCCGACAACGAGTGGGATCGGCTCGTCCAATGA
- the istA gene encoding IS21 family transposase translates to MKYRQNNSIEVAAAKASISRATAYRIKTDAHLPSQKQKARGRRRPDPLEHIFDAEVVPLLKAAPGIRVVAIYEEMLRRHPELSAGIRRTLERRIRSWRAIHGEEQEVIFRQLHEPGRLGLSDFTDMGSLDVSIAGQSLDHLLYHFRLAWSGFEHTHVILGGESFVALAEGLQNALWSLGGAPLYHRSDSLSAAFRNLSADAKEDLTHRYEELCAHYRMTPTRNNKGIAHENGSIESSHGHLKDAIRDALLMRGSRNFDDLGAYRAFIDEIVSRHNANHGKRIDAERPQLQELPDQRTSDFEEVVVTVSRTGGFTLRKVFYTVPSRLIGHRLRIRLFDDRLEVFMGGTKLMTLPRGRGHADGRHDQVVNYRHVIHSLRKKPMALLNLVYRDKLFPRQEYRRAFDELIERLPDRQACKIMVDLLALAHDRGCERELAEQLTETLDAGDLPDIAVLRTLLGPDPARLPTVLVQLASLNGYEALIGATHVGDVA, encoded by the coding sequence ATGAAGTACCGACAAAACAATTCTATCGAGGTCGCCGCCGCCAAGGCGTCGATCAGCAGGGCGACGGCCTATCGCATCAAGACGGACGCGCACCTGCCATCGCAAAAGCAAAAGGCTCGTGGCCGGCGGAGGCCTGACCCTCTCGAGCATATCTTCGATGCCGAGGTCGTTCCCCTTTTGAAGGCGGCGCCAGGCATCCGTGTTGTCGCCATCTATGAGGAGATGCTGCGGCGGCACCCGGAACTGAGCGCGGGCATTCGCCGAACGCTGGAGCGGCGCATCCGGTCATGGCGTGCCATCCACGGCGAAGAGCAGGAGGTTATCTTCCGCCAGCTTCACGAACCCGGCCGACTCGGGCTATCGGATTTTACCGACATGGGCAGCCTTGACGTGTCGATCGCCGGCCAGTCTCTTGATCATCTACTCTACCACTTCCGGCTCGCCTGGTCCGGCTTTGAACACACCCATGTCATTCTCGGCGGCGAGAGCTTCGTGGCCCTGGCCGAAGGACTGCAGAACGCGCTGTGGTCGCTTGGGGGAGCGCCGCTCTATCATCGCAGCGACAGCCTGTCGGCGGCTTTCCGCAACCTCAGCGCCGATGCGAAGGAGGATCTCACGCATCGCTACGAAGAGCTTTGCGCGCACTACCGCATGACGCCGACCCGCAACAACAAGGGCATCGCGCACGAGAACGGTTCGATCGAAAGCAGCCATGGCCATCTCAAGGATGCCATCCGTGACGCCCTTCTGATGCGCGGCAGCAGAAATTTCGACGATCTCGGCGCGTATCGAGCCTTCATCGACGAGATCGTCAGCCGGCACAACGCCAATCATGGCAAGCGCATCGATGCCGAACGCCCTCAACTGCAGGAACTTCCAGACCAGCGGACCAGCGACTTCGAGGAGGTGGTCGTCACCGTGTCGCGGACCGGCGGCTTCACCTTGCGCAAGGTCTTCTACACCGTTCCCTCCCGCCTGATCGGACATCGGCTTCGCATCCGCCTGTTCGATGATCGCCTCGAGGTCTTTATGGGAGGAACAAAGCTGATGACGCTGCCCAGGGGCCGAGGCCATGCCGACGGGAGGCACGATCAGGTCGTCAACTATCGGCACGTCATCCATTCCCTGCGCAAAAAGCCGATGGCGCTTCTTAATCTCGTCTATCGTGACAAGCTCTTCCCGCGGCAGGAATACCGCAGGGCCTTCGACGAGCTCATTGAGCGGCTGCCGGACAGGCAGGCGTGCAAGATCATGGTCGATCTGCTGGCGCTGGCCCACGATCGAGGCTGCGAGCGTGAGCTTGCCGAGCAACTCACCGAGACCCTCGACGCCGGCGACCTGCCCGATATTGCCGTCTTGCGAACCCTCCTCGGCCCGGACCCCGCACGGCTGCCGACCGTCTTGGTGCAACTCGCTTCCCTTAACGGCTATGAAGCCCTGATCGGGGCAACCCATGTGGGAGACGTCGCATGA
- a CDS encoding zinc-binding alcohol dehydrogenase family protein encodes MRAAIFDAPFSIRMVEAPKPEPGAGEVLVRVRAAGLCAGDLYIYTGKNPYVTYPRIGCHEIAGVVEAHGPGTTGPAVGTRVVVDPFIGCGHCYPCRVGKRNCCANLTIVGVHREGGFADFVTTPIENLNVVPDRLTDFEAAFAEPVAIGVQGCRRGLVTAQDTILVLGAGPIGLAIVEVARALGAKVYATDLSAERLSTAADLGAMPIAGGAGLVERVLELTNGEGMPVVMEATGAAPAMEATIDLVAAGGRIVILGLVKKGQGITFPGLDFTRKEVTILGSRASVDCFPEALSLLASGKIHYPKIASSFALGEAPGVFQKLADNPMALHKAVFLSED; translated from the coding sequence ATGCGTGCAGCAATCTTTGACGCACCCTTTTCCATCCGCATGGTCGAGGCGCCGAAGCCGGAGCCGGGAGCAGGCGAAGTCTTGGTCCGGGTCAGGGCTGCCGGTCTTTGTGCCGGCGACCTCTACATTTACACCGGCAAGAACCCCTACGTGACCTATCCCCGTATCGGCTGCCACGAGATCGCCGGCGTCGTCGAAGCCCATGGTCCAGGCACCACCGGTCCGGCGGTCGGCACACGTGTCGTCGTCGACCCTTTCATCGGATGTGGCCATTGTTATCCGTGCCGGGTGGGTAAGCGCAATTGCTGCGCCAATCTCACCATTGTCGGCGTTCATCGCGAGGGCGGCTTCGCCGATTTCGTGACAACCCCCATTGAGAATCTCAACGTCGTGCCGGATAGGCTCACCGATTTCGAGGCGGCCTTCGCTGAGCCTGTAGCCATCGGCGTGCAGGGCTGCCGCCGCGGCCTCGTCACGGCGCAAGACACGATCCTCGTCCTTGGCGCCGGCCCCATCGGTCTTGCAATTGTCGAAGTGGCACGCGCGCTAGGCGCAAAAGTCTACGCAACCGATCTCTCGGCTGAGCGTCTGTCTACCGCCGCCGATCTCGGCGCGATGCCGATTGCGGGCGGGGCTGGGCTTGTGGAACGTGTGCTCGAACTCACCAATGGCGAAGGCATGCCCGTGGTTATGGAAGCGACGGGTGCCGCGCCGGCGATGGAGGCGACGATCGATCTCGTCGCGGCGGGCGGACGCATCGTTATTCTCGGCCTGGTCAAGAAAGGCCAAGGCATCACCTTCCCTGGCCTCGATTTCACCCGCAAGGAAGTGACGATCCTGGGCTCGCGGGCATCAGTCGACTGTTTTCCCGAGGCACTGAGCCTGCTTGCCTCCGGCAAGATCCATTACCCGAAGATCGCAAGTTCCTTCGCGCTCGGCGAAGCCCCAGGCGTCTTCCAGAAACTCGCCGACAATCCAATGGCCCTGCACAAGGCCGTATTCCTTTCGGAGGACTAG
- a CDS encoding substrate-binding domain-containing protein translates to MKSIVRTILSGAALAATALLYTFPAAAQESSFGPADAKETYYWISNKANLPLFVQYDYVGMKRIAEELGVKVIVAGPTDFDVPGFISAVDQVCAQKPSGVSVVGGWDPSLTESVKKCMEQGVPTVVDDGDLPASGRLAYIGTNWTQVGVAQAKKLMEMLPKGGKVASMSIINAGNMREAVAGFKAYIEANGGGKYPIVANEDDGGDAQKAAQVTAAILAANPDIAGLAGFDSESGAGIVTALREAGKNPGDIKVTAMEQTPDFFKSAKEGWVDGIVVQNRELFIYYAVKLLHDYNTNTLKSAGLTAADGGRPIPDSLDTGVILITKDNVDKVLTALNVK, encoded by the coding sequence ATGAAATCGATAGTGAGAACGATACTTTCCGGAGCGGCACTTGCTGCCACCGCATTGCTCTACACTTTTCCGGCCGCTGCGCAGGAATCATCCTTCGGGCCGGCCGACGCGAAGGAGACCTACTACTGGATCTCCAACAAGGCCAATCTGCCGCTGTTCGTGCAGTATGACTATGTCGGCATGAAGCGGATCGCCGAAGAGCTCGGCGTCAAGGTCATCGTCGCCGGGCCGACCGACTTCGATGTGCCGGGTTTCATCTCCGCCGTCGACCAGGTCTGCGCACAGAAGCCGAGCGGCGTCTCCGTCGTCGGCGGCTGGGACCCGTCGCTGACCGAATCCGTCAAGAAATGCATGGAGCAAGGCGTGCCGACGGTCGTCGATGACGGCGATCTGCCGGCCTCCGGCCGGCTCGCCTATATCGGCACGAACTGGACGCAGGTTGGCGTCGCACAGGCGAAGAAGCTGATGGAGATGCTGCCGAAGGGCGGCAAGGTGGCGTCGATGTCGATCATCAACGCGGGTAACATGCGCGAGGCTGTGGCCGGCTTTAAAGCCTATATCGAGGCCAATGGCGGTGGCAAATATCCCATCGTCGCTAACGAGGACGACGGTGGCGATGCGCAGAAGGCGGCGCAGGTAACGGCAGCGATCTTGGCTGCCAACCCCGACATAGCCGGTCTTGCCGGGTTCGATTCCGAATCCGGCGCCGGCATCGTCACGGCCTTGCGCGAAGCTGGAAAGAATCCCGGTGATATCAAGGTCACCGCGATGGAGCAGACGCCTGACTTCTTCAAATCGGCAAAGGAAGGCTGGGTCGACGGTATCGTCGTGCAGAACCGCGAACTCTTCATCTACTATGCGGTCAAGCTGCTCCATGACTACAACACCAACACGCTGAAGTCGGCCGGCCTTACTGCAGCCGATGGCGGCCGTCCGATCCCGGACTCGCTCGATACGGGCGTGATCCTGATCACCAAGGACAATGTCGACAAGGTGCTGACCGCGCTGAACGTGAAATAG
- a CDS encoding cytochrome P450: MSDTATLNEPQIPEDVDIHDPAFVRDPFTAYERLRQECPIARSNKHGGFWLMTRYDDVRAGAINWRDYTSSVAGVTAIPVITPRTEPMLPIEIDPPRHSRYRALVNPVFAPERVAEITPRIGNLAASILARMAEKGRADVVAEFCVPVAITSLAAFTDVPLADSNRWVRWITKMFDVSDPVAGAAASRELVAYIDGLIAARRGAPTGDFISMLMAAEIDGESLDDGQIRSFMTVVFGAGFETTADGLSVMLHWLAENPGSLARLAGEPSLIPTAVEEFLRFSSPIQIFGRNAACDLSMHERRMQAGDIVALGFGSANRDPAVFEAPDELRVDRRPNRHLSFGAGPHLCAGAGVARMEFAVTLEALIEAGIGLALDAAVAPRWKTRGDRRGFANLPLLIERKKTD; encoded by the coding sequence ATGTCGGACACCGCAACACTGAACGAGCCGCAGATTCCGGAAGATGTGGATATCCACGATCCGGCGTTCGTGCGCGACCCGTTCACTGCATATGAGCGGTTGCGCCAGGAGTGTCCGATCGCCCGCTCCAACAAGCATGGCGGCTTCTGGCTGATGACCCGATATGACGACGTGCGCGCCGGCGCCATCAACTGGCGCGACTATACGTCGAGTGTCGCAGGCGTAACCGCAATCCCGGTCATCACGCCGCGCACCGAACCGATGCTGCCGATCGAGATCGATCCGCCGCGCCATTCTCGCTACCGAGCTCTCGTCAATCCGGTGTTCGCGCCGGAACGGGTCGCGGAAATCACGCCGCGCATCGGAAATCTCGCTGCATCGATCCTCGCACGCATGGCAGAGAAGGGCCGCGCTGACGTCGTAGCTGAATTTTGCGTGCCGGTCGCGATCACCTCGCTTGCCGCCTTCACCGACGTGCCGCTGGCTGATTCCAACCGTTGGGTCAGATGGATCACCAAGATGTTCGACGTCAGCGACCCTGTCGCCGGCGCGGCTGCGAGCCGCGAACTCGTTGCCTATATCGACGGGCTGATAGCGGCACGCCGGGGGGCTCCGACTGGCGACTTCATCAGCATGCTGATGGCCGCCGAGATCGATGGCGAAAGTCTCGATGACGGCCAGATACGATCCTTCATGACAGTGGTTTTCGGCGCCGGTTTCGAGACCACCGCCGACGGCCTCTCGGTCATGTTGCATTGGCTCGCCGAAAATCCCGGCAGCCTGGCGCGGCTGGCCGGCGAGCCCAGTCTGATACCGACGGCGGTCGAGGAATTTTTGCGCTTTTCCTCGCCGATCCAGATTTTCGGGCGCAACGCCGCGTGCGATCTGTCCATGCACGAACGCCGGATGCAGGCTGGCGACATCGTCGCCCTTGGGTTCGGCTCCGCCAACCGCGATCCAGCCGTGTTCGAGGCACCAGACGAACTGCGCGTCGACCGGAGGCCGAACAGGCACCTCAGCTTTGGCGCGGGGCCTCACCTTTGTGCTGGCGCCGGCGTCGCACGCATGGAATTCGCTGTGACGTTGGAAGCCCTGATCGAGGCCGGTATCGGCCTTGCCCTCGATGCTGCGGTTGCGCCACGCTGGAAAACCAGAGGCGATCGACGCGGTTTCGCGAACCTGCCCTTGCTCATCGAAAGAAAGAAGACGGATTGA
- a CDS encoding ABC transporter permease, which yields MTMQITQPMAENAEHRRENLFVRIVRRLADSRELTLFVLVIALALVMSIVYPNNFPTASNMRAVLLNLAPVGILVCGMMLLMIGGTFDLSVGSTLAFSGVWAAVVAGWWGWPAEVAILVGILVGALCGLVNGLIVTRIGINALIATLGTLTIYRSLTYVTAGTGVTPITDAFAAYGRAADPLLRIQSPFWAMLVLVLVGGWLVARTRFFRQFYFIGGNPRAAQLSGIRVDRLILIGFVIMGGLAGLAGVLGAARLNSAVVNAGVGIELKVITATVLGGASLKGGEGTILGGILGVLFIALIENAMIINAIGVFWQGLVVGLVLLFAVSLDRFKTSGRA from the coding sequence ATGACGATGCAGATCACGCAACCGATGGCAGAGAATGCCGAACACCGGCGCGAAAACCTTTTCGTGCGTATCGTGCGACGCCTTGCCGATTCCAGGGAATTGACACTGTTTGTGCTCGTCATCGCGCTCGCGCTGGTGATGAGTATCGTCTACCCTAACAACTTCCCCACCGCCTCCAACATGCGGGCCGTGCTGCTCAATCTTGCACCGGTCGGCATTCTTGTCTGCGGCATGATGCTGCTGATGATCGGCGGCACGTTCGACCTCTCTGTCGGATCGACCCTGGCCTTCTCCGGCGTCTGGGCCGCGGTAGTCGCAGGATGGTGGGGCTGGCCGGCGGAGGTTGCGATTCTGGTCGGCATCTTGGTTGGCGCACTGTGCGGTCTGGTCAACGGACTGATCGTCACCCGCATCGGCATCAACGCGCTAATCGCCACCCTTGGCACACTCACCATCTATCGCAGCCTGACCTATGTCACAGCCGGCACTGGCGTCACACCGATTACCGATGCCTTCGCCGCCTATGGCCGGGCGGCGGACCCGCTGCTGCGCATACAGTCACCCTTTTGGGCCATGCTGGTGCTGGTGCTCGTCGGCGGCTGGCTGGTGGCGCGGACACGCTTCTTCCGGCAGTTCTATTTCATCGGCGGCAATCCGCGCGCAGCCCAGCTTTCCGGGATTCGCGTCGACCGGCTGATCCTGATCGGCTTCGTCATCATGGGGGGCCTGGCGGGCCTTGCCGGGGTGCTGGGCGCGGCACGTCTCAACAGTGCGGTCGTCAACGCCGGCGTCGGCATCGAACTCAAGGTCATCACCGCCACAGTGCTCGGAGGAGCGAGCCTGAAAGGCGGCGAAGGAACGATCCTCGGCGGCATTCTTGGCGTGCTTTTCATCGCATTGATAGAGAACGCCATGATCATCAATGCGATCGGCGTGTTCTGGCAAGGGCTGGTGGTGGGTCTGGTCCTGCTATTCGCCGTCTCGCTCGATCGTTTCAAGACCAGCGGCCGCGCCTGA
- a CDS encoding putative quinol monooxygenase, which produces MKETAAAFAITVAFELVEGAFPEFHGLVAENAALSVKLEPYCLRFDVLTPADAATSNRVFLYEIYKDRAAFDLHLASEHFRQFDQRSRDLVISKTVLSYEVQENAKAREST; this is translated from the coding sequence GTGAAGGAAACGGCCGCTGCGTTTGCGATCACCGTGGCATTCGAACTTGTCGAGGGCGCGTTCCCCGAATTCCATGGACTGGTTGCCGAGAATGCTGCGCTCTCCGTCAAACTTGAGCCGTATTGCCTTCGCTTCGACGTGCTGACGCCAGCAGACGCGGCAACTTCCAACCGTGTCTTCCTCTATGAGATCTACAAGGATCGCGCCGCCTTCGACCTGCACCTCGCCTCGGAGCATTTCCGGCAATTCGACCAACGTTCGCGCGACCTTGTCATCAGCAAGACCGTTCTTTCCTACGAGGTCCAGGAAAACGCGAAGGCTAGGGAATCGACGTGA
- a CDS encoding Gfo/Idh/MocA family protein yields the protein MATGAIRIGVIGCGFYAQNHLHAWKDLASEGAKLAAVCDVDPTKAETAGRAFGVPFYTDASTMLARERLDAVDIVTRHDTHRALCELAISSGVATIVQKPFAPTWEDCVAIVEAADKAGVWLAVHENFRFQTPMRHVRRVIDCGAIGTPSWARVTFRTGFDVYRTQPYFYDEERLAIADIGIHMLDLARFFLGEVERISCETQRRNPKVKAEDTATMILRHRSGAVSVVECTYEARRDPDPFPETLVEIEGENGSIIVLPGSRMRVISNGTTTEEDIGSPLRSWTSNPWHVAQEGAFVACRHFLDCLQRGLPAETSGRDNLKTYALVDAAYRGATEHQAIIPAQWKQGARASSKGQRA from the coding sequence ATGGCGACGGGGGCGATCCGCATCGGGGTGATCGGCTGCGGCTTCTACGCGCAGAACCATCTGCATGCGTGGAAGGACCTTGCGAGCGAAGGCGCGAAGCTTGCCGCTGTTTGCGACGTCGATCCCACCAAGGCGGAAACCGCCGGCCGTGCTTTCGGCGTCCCGTTCTACACCGACGCTTCCACCATGCTTGCCCGCGAGCGGCTTGATGCCGTCGACATCGTCACCCGCCACGACACGCACCGGGCTTTGTGCGAACTGGCGATTTCAAGCGGCGTTGCAACCATCGTGCAGAAGCCGTTCGCTCCGACCTGGGAAGACTGTGTCGCCATCGTCGAAGCAGCCGACAAGGCCGGCGTATGGCTTGCCGTGCATGAGAATTTTCGCTTCCAGACGCCGATGCGGCATGTCCGTCGCGTCATCGACTGCGGGGCCATCGGCACGCCAAGCTGGGCGCGCGTGACATTTCGCACTGGCTTCGACGTCTATCGCACACAGCCTTATTTCTATGACGAGGAGCGACTGGCTATCGCCGATATCGGCATCCATATGCTCGATCTCGCGCGCTTCTTTCTGGGCGAGGTCGAGCGCATTTCCTGTGAAACCCAGCGCCGCAATCCAAAGGTCAAGGCCGAGGATACGGCCACGATGATTCTGCGCCATCGCAGCGGCGCTGTCAGCGTCGTCGAATGCACATATGAGGCGCGGCGCGACCCCGATCCGTTCCCGGAAACGCTGGTGGAGATTGAGGGCGAGAACGGCTCGATCATCGTTCTTCCAGGGTCGCGCATGCGGGTTATCAGCAACGGAACGACGACCGAAGAAGACATCGGCTCGCCGCTGCGGTCATGGACCAGCAATCCATGGCATGTCGCCCAGGAAGGTGCGTTCGTTGCCTGCCGCCATTTTCTAGATTGTCTCCAGCGCGGCTTGCCTGCCGAAACTTCCGGCCGGGACAATCTCAAGACCTACGCCCTGGTTGACGCCGCATACCGTGGGGCGACGGAACACCAAGCAATCATTCCGGCGCAGTGGAAACAAGGCGCCAGAGCCTCTTCAAAAGGCCAAAGGGCGTAA
- a CDS encoding MBL fold metallo-hydrolase: MTFPTTRMRFHGVAAYEILTRDGLRILCDPFLDQNPGAATKSTDFDHVDLVIVSHAAYDHLGDTDKIAAKYGCPVVCGGEVKAWLMDRGIPANQIRATTWGIRVKVAGIEIQPLECHHWSQIRLKDNSFISGVPMAFIVYADDNLRFYHYGDTAIFSDLKLQGELYKPNVGCIGIANPQEILHLNPMPGEMLTGEMSPYEGILATQWLGLETVLPCHYIKLDGDKDVAEYMKHHREAKARGEAIADPYLLRAGDWIEFDRDGKVVRPAKAA; encoded by the coding sequence ATGACTTTCCCAACCACCCGCATGCGCTTCCACGGCGTCGCCGCTTACGAAATCCTGACGCGCGATGGATTGCGCATCCTGTGCGATCCGTTTCTGGATCAAAACCCTGGCGCTGCGACCAAGTCGACAGACTTCGATCATGTCGATCTCGTGATTGTCAGCCACGCGGCCTACGACCATCTCGGCGACACCGACAAGATCGCCGCGAAATATGGTTGTCCGGTCGTTTGCGGCGGCGAGGTGAAAGCCTGGCTGATGGATCGCGGCATTCCGGCCAACCAGATCCGCGCCACGACCTGGGGCATTCGTGTGAAGGTGGCGGGCATCGAGATCCAGCCGCTCGAATGCCATCATTGGTCGCAGATCAGGCTGAAGGACAACTCCTTCATTTCCGGCGTGCCGATGGCCTTCATCGTCTACGCCGACGACAATCTGCGCTTCTACCACTACGGCGATACAGCCATCTTCTCGGATCTCAAGCTACAAGGCGAGCTCTACAAGCCGAATGTCGGCTGTATCGGCATCGCCAATCCGCAGGAGATCCTGCATCTCAACCCGATGCCGGGCGAAATGCTGACCGGCGAGATGAGCCCGTATGAGGGCATTCTCGCCACGCAATGGCTCGGCCTCGAGACAGTGCTGCCCTGCCACTACATCAAACTCGATGGCGACAAGGACGTCGCCGAATACATGAAGCACCATCGGGAAGCCAAGGCGCGCGGCGAAGCGATCGCCGATCCCTATCTGCTGCGTGCCGGCGACTGGATCGAGTTCGACCGCGACGGCAAGGTCGTGCGCCCGGCTAAGGCGGCCTGA
- a CDS encoding fumarylacetoacetate hydrolase family protein — protein sequence MKLVTFSHRKGGHTHHAGVLDGDHVACLTEAGIADSVMEIVLGGKAMLDKIRSGVAKAPRYALADVTLEAPIRPGKVLCSGINYKGHAEENPNAKMPTEPFFFTKLPTSVIGPDVPVEKPVRTEQMDYEVEFSAVIGKKLHKAKEADVMPAIFGYTLLNDISARDVQFKDNQITIGKNFAGFSPIGPCILTSDAMPHPDNVALKARLNGKTLQDGSTSDWLFSLPVLISFLSQYIPLEPGDIVSTGTPAGVGIFQKPPIFMKAGDVVEIEAAGIGILRTPIVAG from the coding sequence ATGAAGCTTGTTACTTTCTCCCATCGCAAGGGAGGCCATACCCATCATGCAGGCGTGCTCGATGGCGATCACGTCGCGTGTCTGACGGAAGCCGGCATCGCCGACAGCGTGATGGAGATCGTCCTTGGGGGCAAAGCGATGCTGGATAAGATCCGCAGTGGCGTCGCCAAGGCGCCGCGGTATGCGTTGGCCGACGTGACGCTCGAAGCGCCAATCCGGCCGGGCAAGGTTCTCTGTTCCGGCATCAACTACAAGGGCCACGCCGAGGAAAACCCCAACGCGAAAATGCCGACAGAGCCGTTCTTCTTCACCAAGCTGCCGACTTCGGTGATTGGACCCGACGTGCCGGTCGAAAAGCCTGTCAGAACCGAGCAGATGGACTACGAGGTGGAGTTCTCCGCCGTCATCGGCAAGAAGTTGCACAAGGCGAAGGAAGCCGACGTGATGCCGGCGATCTTCGGCTACACGCTGCTCAACGACATTTCGGCACGCGACGTGCAGTTCAAGGACAACCAGATCACCATCGGAAAGAATTTTGCCGGCTTCTCTCCGATCGGCCCATGCATCTTGACGTCGGATGCGATGCCGCATCCCGACAATGTCGCACTGAAGGCGCGGCTGAACGGCAAGACGCTGCAGGACGGCAGCACCTCGGACTGGCTGTTCTCCCTGCCGGTGCTGATATCCTTCCTATCGCAATACATCCCGCTCGAACCCGGCGACATCGTATCGACGGGAACGCCGGCCGGCGTCGGTATCTTCCAGAAGCCGCCGATCTTTATGAAGGCCGGCGACGTCGTCGAGATCGAGGCCGCCGGCATCGGCATCCTCCGAACCCCGATTGTCGCGGGATAG
- a CDS encoding sugar ABC transporter ATP-binding protein, giving the protein MAPRLEIKGLSKFFPGVRALDDVSMSVEGGEIRALLGENGAGKSTLGKIVAGVYSRNQGSILVDGAEIADLDEKAAGDLGIGIVHQEGSLVPQLSVAENIFAGRQPTQWLGQVDVRAMRDRARMLIAQLGVAIDPALKVSTLSPAQAQIVEIAKALSRDLRILILDEPTAALTLTETEKLFDVVRRLAGKGVSVIYVSHRLAEIFALCQSVTVLKDGRLAGTRKVAETSTDELIRLMVGRDVHFSRASAGRKIGDIVLEAESVDAPPLVRSASITVRAGEIVCLAGLIGSGRSEFCEAIFGARRRRGGSIRISGKPIDPKGPWDGKHAGIGMVPEDRKAAGLFLGMDIVNNVAATVLSRVSSGANFSNRKAEALAKNFVDELRIATPSVHQIVGNLSGGNQQKVLLAKWLAMEPRLLIVDEPTRGVDVGARSEIYRLLRALADKGVALLVVSSDLPEVLALADRIVVMAEGRTVGELPGDGASEEQVLRLATRYTASVAEVRKEPGMAEA; this is encoded by the coding sequence ATGGCGCCGCGGCTCGAAATCAAAGGTCTGTCGAAGTTTTTCCCCGGCGTGCGTGCGCTCGATGACGTTTCGATGAGCGTCGAGGGCGGTGAGATTCGTGCATTGCTCGGCGAAAACGGTGCCGGCAAGTCGACCCTCGGCAAGATTGTCGCCGGTGTCTATTCGCGCAACCAAGGCAGCATCCTTGTCGATGGCGCCGAAATCGCGGACCTCGACGAGAAAGCGGCAGGCGATCTCGGCATTGGCATCGTGCATCAGGAAGGCTCGCTGGTTCCGCAGCTTTCTGTTGCCGAGAACATCTTTGCCGGGCGGCAGCCGACGCAATGGCTGGGTCAGGTGGATGTCCGCGCCATGCGTGATCGTGCAAGGATGCTTATCGCGCAGCTTGGTGTCGCCATTGATCCGGCTTTGAAGGTGTCGACCCTTTCGCCAGCACAGGCCCAGATCGTCGAGATCGCCAAGGCGCTGTCACGAGACCTCAGGATACTGATCCTTGACGAGCCGACGGCGGCGCTCACACTCACCGAAACAGAAAAACTGTTCGATGTGGTGCGGCGGCTGGCAGGCAAAGGCGTTTCGGTAATCTACGTCTCGCACCGTCTCGCCGAGATTTTCGCGCTTTGCCAGTCCGTAACTGTGCTCAAGGACGGCAGGCTTGCCGGAACACGCAAGGTCGCCGAGACCTCGACGGACGAACTGATCCGCCTGATGGTCGGCCGCGACGTGCATTTTTCGCGTGCGTCAGCAGGGCGAAAAATCGGCGACATCGTGCTCGAGGCCGAAAGCGTTGACGCGCCGCCGCTAGTGCGGTCGGCATCGATCACCGTGCGTGCTGGAGAGATCGTCTGTCTGGCCGGGCTTATCGGGTCTGGCCGCAGCGAATTTTGCGAGGCGATCTTTGGTGCGCGCCGCCGGCGCGGCGGCTCGATCCGGATCAGCGGAAAGCCGATCGATCCAAAAGGTCCGTGGGACGGCAAGCACGCCGGCATCGGCATGGTCCCCGAAGACCGCAAGGCGGCCGGACTGTTCCTTGGCATGGACATCGTCAACAATGTTGCCGCCACGGTTCTTTCCAGGGTTTCGTCGGGCGCGAATTTCTCCAACCGCAAGGCCGAAGCGCTGGCCAAGAATTTTGTCGACGAGCTGCGCATCGCGACGCCGAGCGTGCATCAAATCGTCGGCAATCTCTCGGGCGGCAACCAGCAGAAAGTGCTTCTCGCTAAATGGCTGGCGATGGAACCGCGCCTGCTGATTGTCGACGAACCCACGCGCGGCGTCGATGTAGGAGCGCGTTCCGAAATCTACCGTCTGTTACGGGCGCTCGCCGACAAGGGCGTCGCGCTCCTTGTCGTCTCCTCCGACCTGCCGGAGGTGCTGGCGCTTGCCGACCGCATCGTCGTGATGGCGGAAGGCAGGACTGTCGGCGAACTTCCTGGCGACGGGGCAAGCGAGGAACAGGTGCTGCGCCTCGCCACCAGATACACGGCCTCGGTGGCTGAAGTCCGCAAAGAACCAGGAATGGCAGAGGCATGA